Proteins from a genomic interval of Caulobacter sp. SL161:
- a CDS encoding aldehyde dehydrogenase, protein MPRVTLPADITERLAKLAPPSQAVIDGALVEAASGATFHNVSPRDGQVLNLVTACQADDVERAVAGARAAFEDGRWRDQGPRQKKAVLFRLAELMERDADELALLESLDVGKPISDARNVDVPLAINTCRWYAEALDKVYGEVGASPADRLSYAVHEPLGVIGAIVPWNFPLHMAMWKVAPALAMGNSVVLKPAEQSPLTALKLGELALEAGLPPGVLNVVPGLGGVAGEALALSMDVDMIAFTGSGPVGRRLMEYSARSNLKRVSLELGGKSPQIVFADCPDLEAAAQAAAWGVFYNQGEVCTAASRLLVEASIKDAFLARVVEVAKDMRVGDPLDPSTQFGAMVSERQMKTALDYIATADSQGARRVLGGARVRQETGGYYVEPTIFDQVRPDQTLAREEVFGPVLGVMTFSSEDEAMRLANDTVYGLAAGLWTADVSKALRGARRLKAGLVWVNGWDACDITMPFGGFKQSGFGRDRSLHALHKYADLKSVSVTLR, encoded by the coding sequence TTGCCCCGCGTGACCCTTCCCGCCGACATTACCGAGCGCCTCGCCAAGCTTGCGCCGCCCAGCCAGGCGGTGATCGACGGCGCGTTGGTTGAGGCCGCATCGGGCGCGACCTTCCATAATGTCTCGCCGCGCGACGGCCAGGTGCTGAACCTGGTCACGGCCTGCCAGGCCGACGACGTCGAGCGCGCGGTCGCCGGCGCCCGGGCCGCGTTCGAGGACGGCCGCTGGCGTGATCAGGGGCCGCGCCAGAAGAAGGCGGTGCTGTTCCGTCTGGCCGAACTGATGGAGCGCGACGCCGACGAGTTGGCGCTGCTGGAAAGCCTGGATGTCGGCAAGCCGATCAGCGACGCGCGCAACGTCGACGTGCCCCTCGCGATCAACACCTGCCGCTGGTACGCCGAGGCGCTGGACAAGGTCTATGGCGAGGTCGGCGCTTCGCCGGCGGATCGGCTGAGCTATGCGGTCCATGAACCGCTGGGCGTGATCGGCGCGATCGTGCCGTGGAACTTCCCCCTGCACATGGCGATGTGGAAGGTCGCTCCGGCCCTGGCCATGGGCAATTCGGTCGTGCTGAAACCCGCCGAGCAGTCGCCGCTGACCGCGCTGAAGCTCGGCGAACTGGCGCTCGAGGCGGGCCTGCCGCCGGGCGTCCTCAACGTCGTTCCGGGTCTGGGCGGGGTGGCCGGCGAAGCGCTGGCCCTGTCGATGGATGTCGACATGATCGCCTTCACCGGTTCAGGGCCCGTGGGCCGCCGGCTGATGGAGTATTCGGCGCGCTCCAACCTCAAGCGTGTGTCGCTGGAGCTGGGCGGCAAGTCGCCCCAGATCGTCTTCGCCGACTGCCCGGACCTGGAGGCCGCCGCCCAGGCCGCCGCCTGGGGCGTGTTCTATAACCAGGGCGAGGTCTGCACCGCCGCCTCGCGGCTGCTGGTCGAGGCCTCGATCAAGGACGCCTTCCTGGCGCGGGTGGTCGAGGTCGCCAAGGACATGCGTGTGGGCGATCCGCTCGATCCGTCGACCCAGTTCGGGGCCATGGTGAGCGAGCGGCAGATGAAGACTGCGCTCGACTATATCGCCACCGCCGACAGCCAGGGCGCGCGGCGCGTGCTGGGCGGCGCGCGCGTGCGCCAGGAGACCGGCGGCTACTATGTCGAGCCGACGATCTTCGACCAAGTGCGACCCGACCAGACCCTGGCGCGGGAAGAGGTGTTTGGCCCCGTGCTGGGCGTGATGACCTTCTCGTCCGAGGACGAGGCGATGCGGCTGGCCAATGACACGGTCTATGGCCTGGCTGCAGGCCTGTGGACGGCCGACGTCAGCAAGGCTTTGCGCGGCGCGCGGCGGCTCAAGGCCGGGCTCGTCTGGGTCAATGGCTGGGACGCCTGCGACATCACCATGCCGTTCGGGGGCTTCAAGCAGTCGGGCTTTGGGCGCGACCGCAGCCTTCATGCGTTGCACAAGTACGCCGACCTGAAGTCGGTGTCCGTGACGCTGAGGTGA
- a CDS encoding GntR family transcriptional regulator, with amino-acid sequence MKTRRPLADSTAVHDQVYEAIRQALITGRIAPGKGVSLRSLAAELGVSPMPVRDAVRRLVAERALAINPANKRLLVPSLTADRLEQLSLARLWVEPELAARAAARGDTGLVRQLQAIDADLDEALRLGDVDRYMAANHAFHFALYERADAEILLAMAGGLWLQIGPFMRVVFGRVGADVLVADRHAEAIEAVRSGDAEGARRAIAADLSEGMDKMRLAVEAAA; translated from the coding sequence ATGAAGACCCGCCGGCCGCTCGCCGATTCAACAGCCGTGCATGACCAGGTGTACGAGGCGATCCGGCAGGCGCTGATCACAGGGCGGATCGCGCCGGGCAAGGGCGTGTCGCTGCGCAGCCTCGCCGCCGAGCTGGGCGTATCGCCCATGCCCGTGCGGGATGCGGTGCGTCGGCTCGTGGCCGAGCGAGCCCTGGCGATCAACCCGGCCAACAAGCGCCTTTTGGTGCCGTCGCTCACCGCCGACCGGCTGGAGCAACTCTCCCTGGCGCGCCTTTGGGTCGAGCCCGAACTGGCCGCGCGCGCCGCTGCGAGGGGGGACACCGGCCTCGTGCGGCAGCTCCAGGCCATCGACGCCGACCTCGACGAGGCGCTGCGACTGGGGGATGTCGACCGCTATATGGCGGCCAACCACGCGTTCCACTTTGCATTGTATGAGCGCGCGGACGCCGAGATCCTGCTGGCCATGGCGGGCGGTCTCTGGCTGCAGATCGGGCCGTTCATGCGGGTGGTGTTCGGCCGGGTCGGCGCGGACGTGCTGGTCGCTGACCGCCACGCCGAGGCGATCGAAGCGGTCAGGAGCGGCGATGCGGAAGGCGCCCGTCGCGCCATCGCCGCTGACCTTTCCGAAGGCATGGACAAGATGCGTCTCGCCGTCGAGGCGGCCGCCTAG
- a CDS encoding aspartate aminotransferase family protein, whose product MLLMPDFGANDLDAFWMPFTPNRRFKRHPRMLSSASGMWYRTPEGREVLDATSGLWCVNAGHDRPKIREAIQKQAAEMDYAPCFNMGHPLAFQFASRLAQITPKGLDRVFFTNSGSESVDTALKIALAYHRARGKGTKTRLIGRERGYHGVGFGGISVGGIPKNRMYFGSLLTGVDHLPHTHGLPGNAFARGQPENGAHLADDLERIVALHDASNIAAVIVEPVAGSTGVLIPPKGYLERLRAICDKHDILLIFDEVITGFGRVGAPFAADRFGVTPDLICMAKGLTNAAVPCGAVAASGKIYDAMMDGADAPIELFHGYTYSAHPLACAAGLATLETYREDDLFARAAGLEGYWRDAMHSLADARHVVDIRNLGLIAGIELEPRPGAPTARAMEVFETCFDEGLLIRVTGDIIALSPPLILEKDHIDRMVETIRRVLGQVD is encoded by the coding sequence ATGCTGCTCATGCCCGATTTCGGCGCCAACGACCTCGACGCCTTCTGGATGCCGTTCACGCCGAACCGGCGGTTCAAGCGCCATCCGCGGATGCTCTCCTCAGCCAGCGGCATGTGGTACCGCACGCCCGAGGGCCGCGAGGTGCTGGACGCGACCTCGGGCCTCTGGTGCGTCAACGCCGGCCATGATCGACCGAAGATCCGCGAGGCCATCCAGAAGCAGGCGGCAGAAATGGACTATGCGCCCTGCTTCAACATGGGCCACCCGCTGGCCTTCCAGTTCGCCTCGCGTCTGGCCCAGATCACGCCGAAGGGCCTGGACCGGGTCTTCTTCACCAATTCGGGTTCGGAGTCGGTCGACACCGCGCTGAAGATCGCGCTGGCCTATCACCGCGCTCGCGGCAAGGGGACCAAGACCCGGCTGATCGGGCGCGAGCGCGGCTATCACGGCGTGGGCTTTGGCGGCATCTCAGTGGGCGGCATTCCCAAGAACCGGATGTACTTCGGGTCTCTGCTGACCGGCGTCGACCACCTGCCCCATACCCATGGCCTGCCAGGCAACGCCTTCGCCAGGGGCCAGCCCGAGAACGGCGCGCACCTGGCCGATGATCTGGAGCGGATCGTCGCCCTGCACGACGCCTCCAACATCGCCGCCGTCATCGTCGAGCCGGTCGCCGGTTCAACCGGCGTGCTGATTCCGCCGAAGGGTTATCTGGAGCGGCTGCGCGCGATCTGCGACAAGCACGACATCCTGCTGATCTTTGACGAGGTGATCACCGGCTTTGGACGGGTCGGCGCGCCGTTCGCCGCCGACCGCTTCGGCGTCACGCCCGACCTGATCTGCATGGCCAAGGGCCTGACCAACGCCGCCGTGCCCTGCGGCGCCGTGGCGGCCTCGGGCAAGATCTATGACGCGATGATGGACGGCGCCGACGCGCCCATCGAGCTTTTCCACGGCTACACCTATTCGGCCCACCCGCTGGCCTGCGCCGCCGGGCTGGCGACGCTGGAGACCTATCGCGAAGACGATCTCTTCGCGCGCGCCGCCGGGCTGGAGGGCTATTGGCGGGACGCGATGCACAGCCTGGCCGACGCCCGCCATGTCGTGGATATCCGCAATCTCGGGCTCATCGCCGGGATCGAGCTTGAACCCCGCCCCGGCGCGCCCACCGCCCGAGCGATGGAGGTCTTCGAGACCTGTTTCGACGAAGGCCTGCTGATCCGTGTGACCGGCGACATCATCGCCCTGTCGCCGCCGCTGATCCTGGAGAAGGATCACATCGACCGGATGGTCGAGACGATCCGCAGGGTGCTGGGTCAGGTCGACTAG
- a CDS encoding DUF2332 domain-containing protein: MYFMITLATGAKYELVRQAEKCRSTGSAFVAAVLEAVDRQLPLAPRSSKMIEGWRGDPAAAAVAMRVNGALHALARRGQPRYLADLYNGEHDDFDGAIAEALAQEDQFIADWMRYPTQTNEVARGAAVMAALMAVAKQRPTPFQILELGSSCGLNLNLDRYAYQLGAVAAGDVSSPVRIAPVWRGADPPVADVSIESAQGVDLSPLSALDPSHRERLLSFTWADQPARSQRLEAALQIAVAHPPQVHRGDARLWLAQRLAERQPEGVCRAVVHTMFIQYLSDRERQSVAKMMAAAGAGATADRPLVEIGLEWTPDRREVQLRCTRWPDGDTTILAICHPYGEWVEWRGFPDATA, encoded by the coding sequence TTGTATTTTATGATCACGCTCGCAACTGGCGCTAAGTATGAGTTGGTGCGCCAGGCGGAAAAATGCCGCTCGACGGGCTCTGCTTTCGTCGCCGCCGTTCTGGAGGCCGTCGATCGCCAGCTGCCCCTTGCGCCGCGCAGCAGCAAGATGATCGAGGGCTGGCGGGGCGACCCCGCTGCAGCCGCTGTTGCGATGCGCGTCAACGGAGCCCTTCACGCCCTGGCGCGCCGGGGTCAGCCGCGATACCTCGCGGATCTTTACAATGGCGAGCACGACGATTTCGATGGCGCGATCGCCGAGGCGCTGGCGCAGGAAGATCAGTTCATCGCCGACTGGATGCGCTATCCGACCCAGACCAACGAGGTGGCCCGCGGGGCGGCCGTGATGGCGGCGTTGATGGCGGTGGCCAAGCAGCGGCCGACGCCGTTCCAGATCCTGGAGCTGGGCTCCAGCTGCGGTCTGAACCTCAATCTTGACCGATACGCCTATCAGCTGGGCGCAGTCGCTGCGGGCGACGTCTCGTCTCCCGTCCGCATCGCCCCTGTCTGGCGCGGCGCTGACCCGCCGGTCGCGGACGTGTCGATCGAGTCCGCGCAAGGCGTGGATCTGAGCCCCCTCAGCGCGCTTGATCCCTCGCATCGCGAGCGGTTGCTTTCCTTCACCTGGGCCGACCAGCCCGCGCGCTCGCAGCGGCTCGAAGCGGCCCTGCAGATCGCCGTCGCCCATCCGCCGCAGGTCCATCGCGGGGACGCCAGGCTGTGGCTCGCTCAGCGGCTGGCCGAGCGCCAGCCCGAGGGCGTCTGCCGTGCGGTGGTCCACACGATGTTCATCCAGTACCTGAGCGATCGGGAGCGCCAGAGCGTCGCCAAGATGATGGCCGCCGCCGGCGCGGGGGCCACGGCGGATCGGCCGCTCGTCGAGATCGGTCTGGAGTGGACGCCCGATCGCCGCGAGGTGCAGCTGCGCTGCACGCGTTGGCCGGACGGCGACACGACAATCCTCGCCATCTGCCATCCCTACGGCGAATGGGTCGAGTGGCGCGGCTTCCCGGACGCGACCGCCTAG
- a CDS encoding HAMP domain-containing methyl-accepting chemotaxis protein, whose translation MSIGTMTTAMNIPKKLSLSFVFICVSAALMMVVFLATILMIRASTESSNHSQQIHADALALETAILRQNSQFRGYLVTGDSTYLKSYYEGRDEYDQVSAKLASTLTDPEMLKHIEDSRVATLAWRKAWGDRLIEVVKAGQRDAAQQEVRDAGKKVLVSAAVLPLREVRNAEVKNIAQNGARQQTAIVTAITALVIGGIALITIAMMASRILSRSIARPITTLTAAMTQLARGDNEISVDANRGDELGDMARAVLVFRDAALAKAEADRAKEEADRAKAAADPAKLGAEAAQRRVVETLDTALAALASGDLTHVISNPFEPEYERLRQSFNSAVEGLEQSISGVARSAKSVRSGAAEIYTASEDLSRRTEQQASRLQETTTATQQVTVMVGETAQRAADARTAIEVANGNAADGGAIVNEAISAMDAIQTSSEEISQIINLIDSITFQTNLLALNAGVEAARAGDAGKGFAVVASEVRALAQRSADAARDIKTLIHTSSEQVASGVRRVGDTGQMLTLIGSKIVDTNTLINEIALNTETQADNLKQVSSAVASMDSMTQQNAAMVKEATAAARSLAGEADELATLVARFRLRSADFGQASAPAARSLRAAGGRG comes from the coding sequence GTGAGTATTGGAACGATGACGACCGCCATGAACATTCCCAAGAAGCTCAGCCTGTCGTTTGTCTTCATCTGCGTTTCCGCAGCCCTCATGATGGTCGTCTTCCTGGCCACGATCCTGATGATCCGCGCCTCGACGGAAAGCAGCAATCATAGCCAACAGATCCACGCGGACGCGCTGGCGCTCGAGACGGCTATTCTGCGTCAGAACAGCCAGTTCCGCGGCTATCTCGTCACCGGCGACAGCACCTACCTGAAGTCCTACTACGAGGGCCGGGACGAGTACGATCAGGTCTCGGCGAAGCTGGCCTCGACGCTCACCGATCCCGAGATGCTCAAGCACATCGAAGACTCGCGCGTGGCGACCCTCGCCTGGCGCAAGGCGTGGGGCGATCGCCTGATCGAGGTGGTTAAGGCCGGCCAGCGCGACGCCGCGCAGCAGGAAGTCCGCGACGCGGGCAAGAAGGTGCTGGTCAGCGCCGCAGTGCTGCCGCTGCGCGAGGTCCGCAACGCCGAGGTCAAGAACATCGCCCAGAACGGCGCGCGTCAGCAAACCGCCATCGTCACGGCGATCACGGCCCTGGTCATCGGCGGCATCGCCCTGATCACCATCGCGATGATGGCCTCGCGCATCCTCAGCCGCTCGATCGCCCGCCCGATCACGACCCTGACCGCCGCCATGACGCAGCTCGCGCGCGGCGACAATGAAATCTCGGTCGACGCCAACCGCGGCGACGAGCTGGGCGACATGGCCCGCGCCGTGCTCGTGTTCCGCGACGCCGCCCTGGCCAAGGCCGAAGCCGACCGCGCCAAGGAAGAGGCCGATCGCGCCAAGGCCGCGGCCGACCCCGCCAAGCTGGGCGCCGAGGCGGCCCAGCGCCGCGTGGTCGAGACCCTGGACACCGCCCTGGCGGCTCTGGCGTCCGGCGACCTGACCCACGTCATCAGCAACCCGTTCGAGCCCGAGTACGAGCGCCTGCGCCAGTCGTTCAACAGCGCCGTGGAAGGGCTCGAGCAGAGCATTTCCGGCGTCGCCCGCTCGGCCAAGAGCGTGCGTTCGGGCGCCGCCGAGATCTACACGGCCTCCGAAGACCTCTCGCGCCGCACCGAACAGCAGGCCTCGCGCCTGCAAGAGACGACCACTGCGACCCAGCAGGTCACCGTCATGGTCGGCGAGACCGCGCAACGCGCCGCCGACGCCCGGACTGCGATCGAGGTCGCGAACGGCAACGCCGCCGACGGCGGTGCGATCGTCAACGAAGCGATCTCGGCGATGGACGCCATCCAAACGAGCTCGGAAGAGATCAGCCAGATCATCAACCTGATCGACAGCATCACCTTCCAGACCAACCTGCTGGCGCTGAACGCCGGTGTCGAAGCCGCACGCGCCGGCGACGCGGGCAAGGGCTTCGCCGTCGTGGCCTCGGAAGTGCGCGCCCTGGCTCAGCGCTCGGCCGACGCCGCGCGGGATATCAAGACGCTCATCCACACGTCCTCGGAGCAGGTGGCCAGCGGCGTGCGCCGGGTCGGCGACACCGGCCAGATGCTGACGCTCATCGGCTCGAAGATCGTCGACACCAACACGCTCATCAACGAGATCGCGCTGAACACCGAGACCCAGGCCGACAATCTGAAGCAGGTCAGCAGCGCCGTCGCCAGCATGGACAGCATGACCCAGCAAAACGCGGCGATGGTGAAGGAAGCGACGGCGGCCGCACGCAGCCTCGCCGGCGAAGCCGACGAGCTGGCCACTCTGGTCGCCCGCTTCCGCCTGCGCTCGGCGGATTTCGGCCAGGCCTCAGCGCCCGCCGCGCGCTCCCTGAGGGCTGCAGGCGGTCGGGGCTAA
- a CDS encoding TonB-dependent receptor domain-containing protein yields MKYLLATAAIAPLLMFSSANAEAPSAEAKPAAEKAVQSAGGKASGEAVFSTGVAKGRDRLDSATSTSALRASEFETYGARSLGEVLRNIPGIRAEYAGGEGNANYSIRGLPLSGTGSKYVQLQEDGLPVLEFGDMLQFTSDMFMRADLNVSQIETIRGGSASTFASNSPGGVINLISKTGDTEGGAVQGTYGLNYGEKRVDADYGGKISDTLRFHVGGFYRQGEGPRDVGYTAYKGGQIKANLTKTLENGYVRVHAKLMDDRTPSYQFVPIRVTGTNADPTFSNPANFDIKTDSLLSPYTSNIVTLDANNNIARDDIREGQRSKVASVGLDSQIELNGWTISEKFRISKISGGVRQVRPIAVAPAAALAFVYGGVGGALSFATGPQVGQAIANPTTLNGNGLMTSTVKIKSDIDSLDNITNDLRASRVWKVGEGNLTTTVGYYKSSQDYDSYWSFMNALTDVNGDGQTSLINVRTATGVAVTQDGMVAYGVGGALFHRTYDVKNSVDAPYASINYHVGKIAVGGSLRYDMGKVDGTLYGAELGGSRVGVISRDMNSDGVISLAETKTAALPLGQPGRVDYDYNYLSYSTGVNYRVAEQLAVFARYSRGGRSSAEKLLFTPAVDYNTGKLVDADSAYDTVKQAELGLKYRISGVTFNVTGFSAKTGERNVQVVSGADGTTDVLNIVRGYKAKGVELEAAVSRGPFSVIAGATYTDAKITSADQSAALVGNKPRHQADFIYSVTPQVELKNATVGFNVIGTTSSFAQDTNELKLPGYKLVNAFVQIRPMENVQLMLNINNLFNTLAMVDSEQAAIPASGVILGRTYAGRTASATLRYTF; encoded by the coding sequence ATGAAGTACTTGCTCGCAACCGCCGCCATCGCGCCGCTCCTGATGTTCTCATCCGCGAATGCAGAAGCGCCGAGCGCCGAGGCCAAGCCTGCCGCTGAAAAGGCCGTGCAAAGCGCCGGCGGCAAGGCGAGCGGTGAGGCGGTGTTCTCGACCGGCGTCGCCAAGGGCCGTGATCGCCTCGACAGCGCCACGTCCACCAGCGCCCTGCGCGCTTCGGAATTCGAGACCTACGGCGCCCGATCGCTGGGCGAAGTGCTGCGCAACATCCCCGGCATCCGCGCCGAGTACGCAGGCGGTGAAGGCAACGCGAACTACTCGATCCGCGGCCTGCCGCTGTCAGGCACCGGCTCCAAATACGTGCAGCTGCAGGAAGACGGCCTGCCCGTCCTCGAATTCGGCGACATGTTGCAGTTCACCTCCGACATGTTCATGCGCGCCGATCTGAACGTTTCGCAGATCGAGACGATCCGTGGCGGTTCAGCCTCGACCTTCGCCTCGAACTCGCCGGGCGGCGTGATCAACCTGATCTCCAAGACCGGCGACACCGAGGGTGGCGCGGTCCAGGGCACCTACGGCCTGAACTACGGCGAAAAGCGCGTCGACGCCGACTACGGCGGCAAGATCAGCGACACGCTGCGCTTCCATGTCGGCGGCTTCTATCGCCAGGGCGAAGGCCCGCGCGACGTCGGCTACACCGCCTACAAGGGCGGCCAGATCAAGGCCAACCTAACCAAGACGCTCGAGAACGGCTATGTGCGCGTCCACGCCAAGCTGATGGACGATCGTACGCCGTCCTACCAGTTCGTGCCGATCCGCGTGACCGGCACCAACGCCGATCCGACCTTCTCGAACCCGGCCAACTTCGACATCAAGACCGACTCGCTGCTGTCGCCCTACACCAGCAACATCGTCACGCTGGACGCCAACAACAACATCGCGCGCGATGACATCCGCGAAGGCCAGCGCTCCAAGGTCGCCTCTGTGGGCCTCGACTCGCAGATTGAGCTGAACGGCTGGACCATCAGCGAGAAGTTCCGCATCTCGAAGATCTCGGGCGGCGTCCGGCAGGTCCGCCCCATCGCTGTCGCCCCGGCGGCCGCACTCGCCTTCGTCTACGGCGGCGTCGGTGGCGCGCTCAGCTTCGCCACCGGTCCGCAAGTCGGCCAGGCGATCGCCAACCCCACGACGCTCAACGGCAACGGCCTGATGACGTCGACGGTGAAGATCAAGAGCGATATCGACAGCCTCGACAACATCACCAACGATCTGCGCGCCAGCCGCGTGTGGAAGGTGGGTGAAGGCAACCTGACGACCACGGTCGGCTACTATAAGTCATCGCAGGACTACGACTCCTACTGGTCGTTCATGAACGCGCTGACCGACGTCAACGGCGACGGCCAGACGTCGCTGATCAACGTCCGCACGGCCACCGGCGTGGCCGTTACGCAAGACGGCATGGTGGCCTACGGCGTTGGCGGCGCGCTCTTTCACCGCACCTACGACGTGAAGAACAGCGTCGATGCGCCTTATGCCTCGATCAACTACCATGTCGGCAAGATCGCCGTGGGCGGCAGCCTGCGCTACGACATGGGCAAGGTCGACGGCACCCTCTACGGCGCCGAACTGGGCGGTAGCCGCGTGGGTGTCATCTCGCGCGACATGAACAGCGATGGCGTGATCTCGCTGGCGGAAACCAAGACCGCCGCCTTGCCGCTCGGCCAGCCTGGCCGCGTCGACTACGACTACAACTATCTGAGCTATTCGACGGGCGTGAACTACCGCGTCGCCGAGCAGCTGGCCGTCTTCGCCCGCTATAGCCGGGGTGGTCGCTCTTCGGCCGAGAAGCTCCTGTTCACCCCGGCGGTCGACTACAACACCGGCAAGCTGGTGGATGCCGATAGCGCCTACGACACCGTCAAGCAGGCCGAGTTGGGGCTGAAGTACCGGATCTCGGGCGTGACCTTCAACGTCACGGGCTTCTCGGCCAAGACCGGCGAGCGCAACGTCCAGGTCGTCAGCGGCGCCGATGGCACCACTGACGTCTTGAACATCGTTCGCGGCTACAAGGCCAAGGGCGTCGAGCTGGAAGCCGCTGTCAGCAGGGGCCCGTTCAGCGTGATCGCCGGCGCCACCTATACCGACGCCAAGATCACCAGCGCCGACCAGAGCGCGGCCCTCGTCGGCAATAAGCCGCGCCACCAAGCCGACTTCATCTACTCGGTGACGCCGCAGGTCGAGCTGAAGAACGCCACGGTGGGCTTCAACGTGATCGGCACCACCAGCAGCTTCGCCCAGGACACAAATGAGCTGAAGCTGCCTGGCTACAAGCTGGTCAACGCCTTCGTGCAGATCCGCCCGATGGAGAACGTGCAGCTGATGCTGAACATCAACAACCTGTTCAACACCTTGGCCATGGTCGACTCCGAACAGGCCGCCATCCCGGCCAGCGGCGTCATCCTCGGCCGGACTTACGCGGGCCGGACGGCTTCGGCGACGCTGCGGTACACCTTCTAA